The Natrinema versiforme genome segment AGGAGGCACGTGACGAACATGAGAACATCCTTGCTGAACAAGAACAAATCATCGATCAGTAAGCACACGTAGTTACCGTTCTGTACAGATGGTTACGAAAATGATCTCAAAGTACGAGGTTAAATTCACGTTCGCAATAACTCAGAACTTTCTGTGTTGGTAGTAAGCGCAAATACGATGAGCAATCATCCAGACACCACGCGTGATCAGACCCAGAATACGGTGACTCAACGCGCGCTAATCGCGGCAGGAGTATTCGGATTTGGATTCAGCGGGTTAATTGACGTACTCGTTTTGCACCATATCCTCCAGTGGCATCACTTGGTTTCTGGAATCTATCCAATGTACACGCTGGACGGCCTTGAGACAAACATCCTTGCAGATGGGCTGTTCTCACTTGCGATGTTAATTATTATGGGAGTCGGGGCCGGCCTTGTGTGGCAGTCTGAGCGACGAACTGTTGTTCCGTTGGCCGTCCAACCGCTGGCTGGTGCTGCTCTCATCGGTCTCGGCGTGTTCGATGTCTATGACGCCTTCATTGACCACGCTCTGTTAGGCCTTCATCAGCCAGTCGGTCCTGGCGGGAAATCCTTGTCTTGGGGTGGTCAGTATAACCCTCATTGGATAGTGGTCAGCCTCCTCTTCATCACTGCGGGGTACTACGTCTATAGAACGGGGATACAGAATCGTAGTGGCGAGCGGGAAGAAGCCACATAATTTGTCTGCAATTTCATACTCATGTTTGTTCTACGTATCCTCTCAATGCTTGGGCTTCTGTTATACGGAAGTCCGTTACATGGTCCTCCGCAAGCGCCACCGCCACCAGTCCCCCATTGGGTCGTACTGCTCGTTGTTGTTCCTATCCTTTGGCTTGTCATCGGTGGTACAGTACTAATGATCGATTGGCTGTTACGACAGTTCTGAAAAGTAGGGACGTGAACAGGACTCATTGAAATGTTACTGTTCCGGTCACGTCGAAGCACAGCAATATGTTCGTATACGTAATTGCTGTTCGTAGAGGGCAAGGACATACCGGTGTGAGTAGCTATTTCTCAAATTAGGGATTTAAGTTATGTTCACTACTTAACCGCTTCTCCTCCTACTTGTAATTCGCAACTGGCGCAATATTGTTGTTCATTATTTTGGACACCTACGTGTATGGGAATTGAGCCTATTAATAGGAAACTACTACCAGTAGCCGCGATGAACGCTTGTTGCCCCGAATGCGACAGTGGACTGGGTGAACTGGTCGAAAAATACGCTGTGGAAGAGGTTGCAAAAGCGAGTTTCCAGTGCCGAAGCTGCGAACACGAATGGTCGGTTATATTGTAGCTCCTTCTCAAACCCATTTTGTTTTTATTCCTCGTGCATGATTTCGGCGACCGCATCAATATCGAGGTTTTGGAGAGGCATGTCTCTGCCAATTGTGTATTCTGATATTTGCCCACAGTCGTAGCACTCAAGGACGAAATCTGTCTTATGAGCCATCATCCGTGCGTTTTCCTGTCTTTCACAGCTAGGGCATGAAAGCCAATCCCGAAACGTGTATCCCATATCTCTCTCAAACGTGTCTATCTATCATGGTTTTAGGGGGTGCATTCGATATACACACGTACTTACCGGATCAAGTGCTCCAGTTTCAGGTGCCGTATTGCACACTAAACCCGTATTCCAACGACTGTTAGAAGAACAGCGCCGGCACGGAGTTCCGGAAGATGTTGAGCGAGATAACGAACAGGAGTCCGACGACGAACCAGTTGAACGCGCGCTCGTCGAACTCGAGGCGTCGGAGATACGTCCCCACCAGCAGGCCGACGATCGTGACGACGGCGATCACCGACCCGAGCCAGAGCCGGTAGGTCGTCAGGAGATCGGTGAACAGCGCCATCTGTATGATACGAACCGTAAATATCGTTCCGAGAACCATTGCCAACCCGCCGATGTATCGCTCGGCATCCCGCTCGAAGGTATGGAAGTACGCCGGGAGCAGCGGCCCGAGATTCGCGAGAGCGAGCAGGAAGCCTTGGGAAAACCCAGCCATACCGAGGGCGACTGGGTGGTGTGCTTCCTCGACCGTGACGAAGTTCTGTACGACCTGAAAGACAACGTAACTGAGGAGGACGAGTCCGATAACGAAGGGGACGAGCGGTCCGGCGCTGTACGTTGCCAACGCTGCGACGCCGATAATAGTCCCAATAACGGCGAGCAATAGGAGCGACCACTCCTCGCGAACGAACGACCGCCCCGTTCCGGTTTCCGCGATCTGGAACATATTGAGCATCCACGGGGGAATCGCCAAGACGACGACGGCGACGGTCGGATCGATCACCGTCGCGAATATCGGTGTCATGATGAGCGAGTAGCCAAAGCCGGTCATTCCCTTGACGATGCCAGCGACAATCGCGACCATGCTCAGTACGGCGAGCAATCCGACTGAAAGTTCGGACTGAACGCCCCGTCCGGCGTTCTCGAAACCCGGGAAGAAGACGATCGAGGCGACGAGAACGGTCAGCGTCGCGCCGACCATCGTCACCTCGCGGTACTGAAACTCGAAGAGATTGGTGAAGAACTGTTCGACATCGACTGTATTTTCGGGAGCACTCATACTAGTTCGAAGGCGCATCTCGACCCTCGAGATCACCGTTTCGATGACATCGGTCGGCCATCCGTATTCCACTGTGCTATTCGGCGAGATTTATCGAAGCTCGAGTTACCGGTAATCTGGCAAATCGTCAGATTAGTCCTTCTCGAACTTGTCTCCAGGGATAACTCAAGAAATAGCTCTGTCGTCTATAGGGGCAATATTAGCCATCAATTTTCCGATCGTCGGTACGCAGTCATCACCATCTTCATCTGTGGATCGATCGACCGATTGCACAATAGTATTGTGCCCATTATGCAAAACACTGATACCCATTCGGACCCTAGCAGTCGTGATGAGCAAACCCACACCCTCAGAGCTGACCGGTGACGGCCGCGCGACCCACAAACCCGTCCAGTTACACGATATGGCGGACTACGACGACTTACTCACGGCACACGACCTCGTCTTGCTCGAGTTCGTCACGTCCGGCTGTGGAATCTGCGCGTCGATGGAGCCGGTGCTCACTGGAGTCGCGCGCAGCGCACCTGGCGTCGTGGCGACGGTGAACGCCGGTCTCGTTCCGGATCTCGCCACCGAGTTCGGCGTCCAGAGCGTCCCGACGCTCGTCGTCCTGCGCGACGGCGACGAAGTCGCCCGCCTCGACGACGGGTTCCAGAGCACTGAAACGCTCGTGGACGTCCTGGAGACACACGCGGCGCGCTAACGTCGCCGACGACTGTCCCAAGGACGGTCTCGCTGCTACTGCTGTATCGGGTCCAGCGCGTCTTCCGAACGGAGTGATAGGGCCGACCGCCGATCAGTTTTCGTCACGTCCTTTTCGACCACGAGGTCCTCGAGGACGAGCACGTCAAGTCCCATTCCGTAGAAGTCCTTGATCGCCTGTGTCGGCGTCTGGACGATCGGTTCGGCGTGATCGTTGAACGAGGTGTTGAGGACGACCGGCACGCCGGTGATGTCGGCGAACTCGGAGATGAGCCGGTGATAGCTCGGGTGATGGTCCTCGCGAACGGTCTGAGGGCGCGTCGAGTCGTCGGCCGGATGCAAAACGGCCTCAAGTTCGTCGGTTCTCTCAGGACGGATGTCGTAGGCATCGATCATGAACGGCGCCGAACCGCCGTCGATGAGGTACTCCTCGACGGCCGACTCGAGCAGCGAGGGAGCGAACGGGCGCCACTCCTCGCAATGTTTGACAAACCGATTCACTCGATCACGGGACTCGGCGGTGCGCGGATCGGCGAGGATGCTCCTGGCACCGAGTGCCCGCGGCCCCATCTCCATCCGGCCTTGGAACCAGCCAACGAGGTCGCCGTCGGCAAGCCGTTCGGCGACGTACCGCTCGAGGTCGTCCGGTTCCCCGTACTCAGTTTGTTCGTCTTGAGGGTCGAACGAATCTCCTCGGTTTCGTATTGGGGACCGAGGTAGACATCGGTCTGGCGGTCGACGGCCGACGGTGGCTGTCCCGTCCATCCCGCACCGAGCGCGAGCCCCGCATCGTTGGCGACCGGCTGGACGAAGACGTCGTCGACGTATGGTGACTCACGAACGCGCTTGTTCAGCTTGCAGTTCAGCGCGACACCACCGGCGAGTGCGACGTTCGCCGTGCCCAACTGATCGACGGCTGTCTCCGCGATGTCGACGACTGTCTCCTCGAGCAGATTCTGAGCAGTGTACGCGAGGTCTTTCTCCCACTGGTCGAACTCGCCGGGCGTTTCGTTTCGAGGACGGCCAAACGCGTCCTCGAGGGTTTCGATGCCGTGGCCGGTTCCCCAGCGCTTCGTCAGTTCGGTGACGTCGTAATCGGCGCCTGTGTCGATCAGCCCGCGTAGGACGCCTTCGATCTCTGGATTGTCCTCGCCATAGGGTGCCAGCCCCATCACTTTCCCCTCGCCGTTGAACATCCGGTAGCCGAGGAACTCCGTGACGACCGCGAAGAAGAGCCCGAGACTGTTCGGGTGTTCGTAAGTGTACGCGCGTGTCAGGCCCTCGTCGCCGCGCCAGACGACCGTCGAGTCGTACTCACCTTTCGCGTCGACCGTGAGGACAATCCCCTCGTCGAACCCGACGGATGGAACGCGCTCGCAGCGTGGCAGCGGTGATGCGGAATCGTCTCGATCGGCGGCACCGGCGAACCGATCGACTCGAGGCGGTTCTCGATCTGTCGGGTCGGAACGAACCGGCTCCGAACCTGCGTGACGAGCGTCTGTTCGAGTGCGGAGAATTTTCGTCCGATTCCGGGCGCTCGGATCGCGTCGGAAACGTAGTGTGAAGCGATCTCGCCCCGGAGCTGCGGCTCGTACGGGAGGAGGATCCGATTCAGGTCCGGAAGGGACAGGTTTCGATGGTCGAGACACGCCCGGATCGCGTGTTTGGGAAACGTATCCGTCGCGTGTTTGTCCCGCGTGTATCGCTCTTCCTCGACGCCGAAGACGGGCGTCCCATCATCGAAGAGAACGGCGCTCGGGTCGTGCTGGCCGTAAAGCCCGGTCGCCGGTTTGAACGCGAGTTGGTAGTCAGTCATGGCTCGTGAAAGTTGCGTACTGTAATCCAACCCTGGAGACGGCAAAACGACGCTGACGATTTGCTAACCTAGCAAATCGTCGACGACGTAGTCGTATTCGTCGTCACTCTGGTACTGGTCCACTCTCTCACGGATCTCGACGCGGTCGGGCACTCTGCTCGAGACCCCGCCCAGCACGATGCCCGCGAGGCTCTCGACGATGTCTCTTCTTCCGATTCCTACTGCATCGGAATCGACCGGTCCTGCATATACGGACCATTCATAGGCAGAGCTATGGGAAATCACACTGGACCGTCCAGACCGAGTGTCTCGCGCCGCGAGCTCTGCATCGCAGCCGGGGCCGCGGGTATCTCGGCTCTCGCAGGCTGTTCGACGGGGAATACGAATTCATCCCGAGCGGGGAACGCGACGACGATAACGGACCACTCGTCGCCGGACCTCGAGAAGTGGGTCGACGAGGTCCCCCGGCCGAGCGTCGCGGAACCGTCCGGAACGAAGGATGGACGCCCTCGCTACGAGATAGCAATGGGCGAGGTCGAACAGAAGCTACACCGCGATCTCCCGGCGACGACCGTCTGGGGCTACGACGGGCAGTTCCCAGGCCCAACGATCGAAGCCGAGCAGGGCGAACCGATCTACGTCCGCTGGACGAACGACCTTCCGGACGAGCATCTCCTGCCCGAAGACACGACGATTCATAGCGACCTCATTCCGTACGATACGCCGGGCGTACGGACCGTAACGCATCTTCACGGCGGAAACGTCGAGTCCGAGAGCGACGGTCATGCACAGGCGTGGTTCACTCGAGACTTTCAGGAGACGGGCCCCGAGTTCGAGAAGAAAGACTACTACTATGTAAACGACCAGCCGCCGGCGACGCTGTGGTATCACGACCACTCGCTCGGCATTACGCGATTAAACGTCTACGCCGGGCTCGCGGGGTTCTATCTCTTGCGGAGTGACCACGAACGGAGCCTCGGTCTGCCCGAGGGCGAGTACGAGATCCCGCTCGTCCTGCAGGATCGGAGTTTCGAGAGGGATGGATCGTTGTTCTATCCAACGGCCATCTCGGACGAGAAAGGCGGCAGCGACGAGTCACACCCCGATCCGAGTATCGTTCCGCAGTTCTATGGCGACACGTCGGTCGTCAACGGGAAGGCCTGGCCTCGGCTCTCCGTCGAACCCAGATCGTATCGGTTCCGGCTCCTCAATGGGTCGAATAGCCGATATTATTCCCTCCAATTCCGCCGGTACGACGAATCGCCGGGCGAGACTGATGGAGACGGACCGTCGTTCGTCCAGGTCGGGAACGACGGCGGCCTCCTCTCGACGCCGGTCGAGATCGGCGATCGCCTCGAGCTCGGCGCTGGCCAGCGCGCCGACGTCGTCGTCGACTTCTCCGAATCCGCCGGCGAGACGCTGCTGCTCCACAACGACGCGCCCGCTCAGTATCGCGGCAAGACGGGTTTGGGGGACGACGACATCGTTCCGCTCCCCGAGATCATGCTCGTGGACGTGAACGAGGCCGGAGATTCACAGGATGCTACTGAGCTCCCCGACGAACTCACTCGTGTTCCGGACATTTCCATCGATTCGGTCGACAACGAGCGATACCTCACGCTCAACGGCGGCGCGACCGACGACTACAGCCGACAGCTCTACTTGCTCGGAACTGCTGAAGAGCCGGACGGTCTCAAAATCGACGCCCCCGTGACCGAGGAACCTGCGCTCGGTGACACCGAGATTTGGAGTTTCGCTAACCGAAGTGGGATGTCCCATCCGATGCATCTCCACCTCGTGCACTTCCAGATGGTAGGACGACAGTCGATCGGAGACTACGATCCAGACGAGGACGAGCTCGACCTCGAGGCGCTCGAAGCACCCAAGCCGTACGAACGAGGGTGGAATGACGTGATCACCGTCGATCCCGGTGAAATAGTCCACGTAATCGTCCACTTCGGGGGGCACGACGGACTATTCAACGATCAGACGGGCACGTACATGTGGCACTGTCACATGCTCGAACACGAGGACCATGACATGATGCGGCCGTTCACCGTCTTACCGAACGATGGTAGGGGCGCCGATAGCGACGACGTCGACGATTCTACTACCCAGCGCTGAAGCGGTGGGCTCGTCGGGGGACTCCCGTCAGCGAAACGACCTAAAAGCGGTTCGAGGAGAATGAAAGTACGGACGAGAGCGAAGAGAGTAGCGGCCGGAAGACGATTAGCTCTGTGCGGGCATCTCGATGTCGGCCTCTGCGTGTTCGTACTTGTCCTCGAACTCTTGGATGAGCTGCCCCATCTTCGCGTACCAGTCATTGAGCTTTCGCTGCATGTCGTTCGCGATCTGGGTCGGATCCGTCGGGTAGTAGACGTGGTAGTAGCCGCCCTGCTCGTAGTTGATCTGCTCCTTCTGGATGAATCCGCTCTGGAGCAGGCGCTGGATCGATCGGTACGCGGTCGAGCGCTCGCGGTCGACCCGCTCGGCGACCTCGTCGATCGTCAGCGCTTCCTCGCTCTCGACCATCACGCGGAAACAGTCCTTATCGAGTTGCTTGAGTCCGTGAATGCACTCCAAGAGCCCTTCGCACTCCATGTCCTGCTGCAGTTGTTCCGCCATCGAATTAGCCATTGTACTACTAGCCGATAGGGACCGCGTCGGTATAAGGGTTGTGTGAATATTGTGCAATCTCGATGAGCCGATACCAAACGGGATGAGTGGCGTCTACAGCGTCAGTCTGCGGACGTCGCGGACGCGTTCGACTGGGCACGCATCGTCGTGATCGTGCTGTAGATCACGGCCCCGCTGACCATGAACGCCGAGAGCAGGATCAGCACGAAGCTGGCCGTATTCAGCACGTCCATCCCGAGGTAGTCGCCCGCCTGACGGAACGCGACGGCGATCGAACCACCGACCAGCATCAGCCCGAAGTAGATCTTGATGTCATCTTCGTCGACGATGCCGGTCGCGGCCGAGCCGATCCGGGCGCCGAGCGCGCTCCCCGCAAGTAGCGGTGCGACGATCGAAAGGTCGACGCCACCGTTGAGTCCGTAGGTGAACGCGCCGAAGCCGCCCGAGAAGACGATCTCGAAGAGGTCGGTCCCGACCGCGACGGGAACCGGGACGCCGATCAGGTAGACCATCGCGGGCATCTTGATGAAACCGCCACCGACACCCAGGAAACCCGACAGCAGACCCGTGGCGAACGCGACGACCAGAATCAACCAGAGCGAGACCTGGATCCCGCCGGCAACTGTCATCATCGGCGGGATACGGTAAGACTGAATCCGCTTCGCGAGGGGTGGAATCGCGTCCGGATCGATCTCCCCGTCGGACTCGTGGTGGCTCCCACTCGAATCGTCTCCGCCGTCGTTTACGAGCGCATTTCGGGTGACGAACAGCCCGACCGCACCCAACAGGACGACGTACGTGATGCCGATGGCACCGCTGGCGAGTCCCAATTCCTCGAGATAGTACACTATCCGACTCCCCACCTCGATACCGCTCGTCGTCCCGACGATCATCAGTCCGCCAAGTTTGTAGTCGACCTGGCCGAGGTCGCGGTGTTTCAGCGTCGCGATCATGGCCGTCCCGAAGACGAAGGCCATGCCGCTCCCGACGGCGACTCTGGCGGGATACCCCATCACGAGTAACGCGGGCGTGACGAGGAACGAGCCGCCCATTCCGAAGAAGCCGAATAGGACGCCGACCATGAAGCCGAAGCTTACGAACAGTGCGAGCGTCATCAGGGCGATTCCGAATAGCTCCATCTATGCGCGTGTGATTTTCTCGACGATCGGCGCTGCGACTCGCTCGAGCGCGCCGTACCCGACGTAGAGAACGAACGCCTCGAGGAGGACGACGCCAACGAGGACGCCTGACTGTACTGCTGACGAATACGCTGCGAGGTCGATCATCGATACCGACCTCCGTCGCCCGATTGTGTGCGGAGCATAGGTTTCTACTCGGTATCGTCTATCCGGAGGACGGATATAACACTTTTGGGAATTCCGCACAATATTACTGCAGTCTATCTCACGGCTATCCAACGAGAATATTCCAGTAAGTTATACGGAGCCGAGGAACGAACCGACGAAGACTCCTTCCGCTGGCGCGCGGTCGGAACGCGGTGTCAGCGGATTCGTGACGAGACGGAGTCGGCGTCGCGATACCTACGGATCGGTTACGACTGATAATTCGGAGTAGGTATTGGTTTGCACAAACAATATTATGCGTCCGAAGCCTACGACCGGTATGATAGCGATCTGTGCGACCGATCTCTCGGCCGCCAGCGAGGCGACGATCGAGAGCGAGACCTGTCTCGAGTGTCTCGGCCGAATCGGTGTCGAGGAGATCCACCTCGTGACCGTGATCCCGTCGAACGTCCACGCGGGGATGCCCGGTATCGACTTCGCAGCGCGACGCGAGCAAGCGCTCGATCGCTATCGCAGCGTTATCGAAGACGCGGACTTCGACGTCGAGGCACACGTCGTTCGCGGGACGCCTCATCGACGCATCAACGGGATCGCAGAGGCGGTCGGCGCTAGCCTTACAGTCATCGGCTCGCGCGGAAAGAGTCCGCTTGAGAACCGCGTTATCGGATCGACTGCACGCAATCTCGCGCGGACGACGATCGTCCCACTGCTGGTCAACCGGATCGAACGCGGGGCGGACGAGCCAGCCGTCGTTCGCGAACACCTGTTTCGGCGGATGCTGTTCGCGACGGACTTCTCGGAGAACGCCGAGCGGGCGTTCGAGGCGTTCTCGTACCTCCGTCACGCGACGCAGGAGGCGACGCTAGTCCACGTTGAAACGCCGAAGGATCCGGCGCTTCCAGAGGGCGCCGACCCCGAAGCGCGACTGGCGGAGTTGGCGACCAAACTCGAGGACTGGGAGATCGAGACGCGAACGGCGGTCCATCAAGGTGATCCGGCGGACGAGATTCTCGCTGCGGAAGTCGAATACGAACCGACGACGATTCTCGTCGGCTCGCGCGGTCACAGCAGGCTCCGCAGACTCTTGCTCGGGAGCGTCTCCGAAGATATCGTCGCACGGGCGGACGGCAACGTTATGCTCGTACCGCCGGATCGAACGGCGTAACACGAG includes the following:
- a CDS encoding DUF2243 domain-containing protein produces the protein MSNHPDTTRDQTQNTVTQRALIAAGVFGFGFSGLIDVLVLHHILQWHHLVSGIYPMYTLDGLETNILADGLFSLAMLIIMGVGAGLVWQSERRTVVPLAVQPLAGAALIGLGVFDVYDAFIDHALLGLHQPVGPGGKSLSWGGQYNPHWIVVSLLFITAGYYVYRTGIQNRSGEREEAT
- a CDS encoding sulfite exporter TauE/SafE family protein, with protein sequence MSAPENTVDVEQFFTNLFEFQYREVTMVGATLTVLVASIVFFPGFENAGRGVQSELSVGLLAVLSMVAIVAGIVKGMTGFGYSLIMTPIFATVIDPTVAVVVLAIPPWMLNMFQIAETGTGRSFVREEWSLLLLAVIGTIIGVAALATYSAGPLVPFVIGLVLLSYVVFQVVQNFVTVEEAHHPVALGMAGFSQGFLLALANLGPLLPAYFHTFERDAERYIGGLAMVLGTIFTVRIIQMALFTDLLTTYRLWLGSVIAVVTIVGLLVGTYLRRLEFDERAFNWFVVGLLFVISLNIFRNSVPALFF
- a CDS encoding thioredoxin family protein, giving the protein MSKPTPSELTGDGRATHKPVQLHDMADYDDLLTAHDLVLLEFVTSGCGICASMEPVLTGVARSAPGVVATVNAGLVPDLATEFGVQSVPTLVVLRDGDEVARLDDGFQSTETLVDVLETHAAR
- a CDS encoding multicopper oxidase family protein, producing the protein MGNHTGPSRPSVSRRELCIAAGAAGISALAGCSTGNTNSSRAGNATTITDHSSPDLEKWVDEVPRPSVAEPSGTKDGRPRYEIAMGEVEQKLHRDLPATTVWGYDGQFPGPTIEAEQGEPIYVRWTNDLPDEHLLPEDTTIHSDLIPYDTPGVRTVTHLHGGNVESESDGHAQAWFTRDFQETGPEFEKKDYYYVNDQPPATLWYHDHSLGITRLNVYAGLAGFYLLRSDHERSLGLPEGEYEIPLVLQDRSFERDGSLFYPTAISDEKGGSDESHPDPSIVPQFYGDTSVVNGKAWPRLSVEPRSYRFRLLNGSNSRYYSLQFRRYDESPGETDGDGPSFVQVGNDGGLLSTPVEIGDRLELGAGQRADVVVDFSESAGETLLLHNDAPAQYRGKTGLGDDDIVPLPEIMLVDVNEAGDSQDATELPDELTRVPDISIDSVDNERYLTLNGGATDDYSRQLYLLGTAEEPDGLKIDAPVTEEPALGDTEIWSFANRSGMSHPMHLHLVHFQMVGRQSIGDYDPDEDELDLEALEAPKPYERGWNDVITVDPGEIVHVIVHFGGHDGLFNDQTGTYMWHCHMLEHEDHDMMRPFTVLPNDGRGADSDDVDDSTTQR
- a CDS encoding helix-turn-helix domain-containing protein, which codes for MANSMAEQLQQDMECEGLLECIHGLKQLDKDCFRVMVESEEALTIDEVAERVDRERSTAYRSIQRLLQSGFIQKEQINYEQGGYYHVYYPTDPTQIANDMQRKLNDWYAKMGQLIQEFEDKYEHAEADIEMPAQS
- a CDS encoding sulfite exporter TauE/SafE family protein yields the protein MELFGIALMTLALFVSFGFMVGVLFGFFGMGGSFLVTPALLVMGYPARVAVGSGMAFVFGTAMIATLKHRDLGQVDYKLGGLMIVGTTSGIEVGSRIVYYLEELGLASGAIGITYVVLLGAVGLFVTRNALVNDGGDDSSGSHHESDGEIDPDAIPPLAKRIQSYRIPPMMTVAGGIQVSLWLILVVAFATGLLSGFLGVGGGFIKMPAMVYLIGVPVPVAVGTDLFEIVFSGGFGAFTYGLNGGVDLSIVAPLLAGSALGARIGSAATGIVDEDDIKIYFGLMLVGGSIAVAFRQAGDYLGMDVLNTASFVLILLSAFMVSGAVIYSTITTMRAQSNASATSAD
- a CDS encoding universal stress protein, whose amino-acid sequence is MIAICATDLSAASEATIESETCLECLGRIGVEEIHLVTVIPSNVHAGMPGIDFAARREQALDRYRSVIEDADFDVEAHVVRGTPHRRINGIAEAVGASLTVIGSRGKSPLENRVIGSTARNLARTTIVPLLVNRIERGADEPAVVREHLFRRMLFATDFSENAERAFEAFSYLRHATQEATLVHVETPKDPALPEGADPEARLAELATKLEDWEIETRTAVHQGDPADEILAAEVEYEPTTILVGSRGHSRLRRLLLGSVSEDIVARADGNVMLVPPDRTA